Within the Methanobacterium sp. BRmetb2 genome, the region CATCAGCTTCACCTTGAGCATCAGATAATATGCTTGATACTATTTTTTCTGCCCCGGAACTCATCTGATTATCCTCCAAGGATTCCACCGAATACCATGAGCAATATAGCAATCAAGAAACCGTAAATAGCCTGTGTCTCTGGCAACGCAGTAAACAGAATTCCCTGAGCAAACATATCTGGATCTTCTGCAACTGCACCTACACTTCCGGCTGCTGCAATACCTTGACCTAAACCTGAACCTAATCCAGCAAATCCAACGGCTATTCCTGCGCCTATTGCTGCTAAAGCTGTACCTAAAACAATTTCTACCATTTATTTTACCTCCTAATTACTCCTAACTATCTTTGTTAATTTTCTTTTTGCACGAAATGCTCTGAATTTAGAGCTTCCGCCGATGTAAAACTGACTGAAAAATTCAACATAATGCAAACGAAGAGCGTTAATAAATGCTCCAAGTGTTTGGAAAGCACCATTGGCAATGTGTCCTAACACAAATATTATAGGTGCAATGATAAATCCTACATAAGGAATCATCTCTCCAAGGAGACCTGTCAAGATGTTCACTGTCATGGCTATACCACCAGTTGCCAAACACAATGCTAACAACCTGGCGTAAGACAAAATAGTTCCAAGGAATCCTGAAACATCCATCAGTCCAAACAATTTGTTGAAGTACAACAACATCACGAATGCCACAGCAATTACTGCACCACCAATGTAAATTGAACCTATATTGTACAGGAACGATGCGGCTAATAATCCAACTCCCAGTAGCATTACAAGCCATACAATCTGATTACCCATTGCTTCTTTTACTTCTCCTCTAGTTATATTGTTGTAGGCCCCTATAACCAGACCAATTGTAGTATAAATGACACCTACAATTAAAGCCAGGATTAATATGTTTTCTGGATGTTTAAACGAATCAATAGGTGCAATTACTGTAGGGAGTTGCAATCCAAAGAATCTGGGGAAAAAGTCTCCCAACAAACTATTGGTCAAAAGACCTAAAATTACAGCCCATACACCACAAGCAATAAGAACCAGCCCAATTTTACGCATTCCACTATTAACTTTTCCCAATCCTCTGAAAATTATAAACCCTGCCAGGGCAATCACTGCTCCATATCCCGCATCTGTTAAACAAAAACCAAAGAAAAAGGGGAATACAATGGCAACCAGAATTGTTGGATCAATTTCTTTATAACTTGGTGGGGAATACATTTCCACAAAGAGTTGATAAGGTTTGGCAAATCTAGGATTATCAAGATGGACTGGAATTTCCTCACCCTCGGGATTTTCCATTTCCACAACTGAATGGCCATCAGTTGATTCATCTATAATTTTAAGAGCTTCCTGAGACTTCTTTTCAGGAACCCATGCTTCTAACATTACTGTATTCTCTGTTTCCCCAAAAGAAGAGAAAATTTCATTTCGTTCTTTTTCTATTTCTAATTCTTCTTTTAGAACTAGAAGATCATATCTCCATTTTGATGCTACATCGGCCAGTTCATGGAGAATTTTTTCTTTATCAATTTCAATATCTTTTATTCTACTTTCTGATTCTTTTATTACTTTTTCAGGTTTACCAGAAATTCCAGAAACTTCAAACCGTTCAAATTCGAGTTTTCTTAAAATAGAAGATATCTTTTCGCCGAATTCGGCTAAAGTAATAATAATTAAGGTTTTATCATTTTTATCATTATCTTGATCAGCTTTTAGAACAAGTATCTTATCAGTAACTGCATTAGATTCAGTTAAAAATTTATCATAAGCATCTGAAGATAATTTACCGGCTATTACAGATGTATATTTGGTTTTTTCTAAGTCACCTAGATCAATATCAAATTTTTCAAGTTTCTGGGAAACATTTATCCCGTTGGTCAGTTCATTTTTTTCAGAATCGAGTTTACTCAAACTTTCTTCAAGTGCCTTGGTTTTAAGTTCAACCTCACCCAGTAAAGATTCTGCTTTATCTATAAGTTTTTCAGTGCTGAGTTCCTGAACTTCCATCTTAGGTGGCACTTCCGGGCTTATAAAGCCTTTTATTGTGTCCAGGATACTTTTATCACTTTTACTTACAGTTCCCAAAAAATCAACAATTCCTGTTGTTTTCATTAAAAGAGAAGAAATTTTACTGGTATATTGGGTTGCTTTAGAAGGATTTAAAATTAGATTCCATTCAGCATCTTGTTGAATACGTTCTGAAATGTCATGAATCTGCACAATTCCCTTTTCATGTAGGGCATTTACCGCGGAATCAGCATGTTTGTCCAGGGTTATTATTTTTAGTTTGTGCATCTTTGCTGGCATAAACATAGTATCACTATAGAACGCTTTTAACAATTATAGTCACGGATTCATCAACTTTATTGATTGTCTTATTTTTTGTTAATTCCAATGCTTCAGTGGCTTTATTAGATATTTGGTAAGATTCTTTTTTGGCTTTTGTTTCAGCATCAAAAATTATCTTTTCAGCGTCATCACCGGCTTCACTTTTGGCGTTTTCAATAATTTCTTTGGATTTTTCCTTAGCTTCTTCTATCATTTCTGAAGATTTCTGCTTCGAATCTTCTATTAGCTTATCAGCATCATTTTCTGCTTTTTTTATCGTGGTAATGGCTTCCGATATCGTTATCATTTGAATCACCATGGTTTATGCAAAATCTATTAACGATTATATTTATCTTTTACTATTTAATCTTCATATATATTTGAACCTATTCCTATAAAATAAGATCTTATTATTTTTAATCAATTTAGAAATAAGTATTAAAAAATATATAAACTTATTATAAATTAGTAAATATTCCCAAATATCCATTAAATTAGTCTAATATCCTCTTATCCTCCATTCCATCATAATATATCTCATCAATATCAAAAAACTTTCTAAAAGGTTCTTCTCTGGTTTTTTCTTCATAAACATGGGAAATAATTGCAGGAAGTCTTCCGATCATGAAAATACCCGTACCGGTTCTCCAATCAAAACCCAGATCTGATAAAATCCCCGCATTAACACCATCAATATTCATCTTTATGCCTTTTAAATCAGATAATAATTTATCTATTGCTAGTGCCAGTTCAGTGTGTATACCTAAACAATCATTCTCCTTGGCTAACTCTATTAGTCGTGGAGCTCTAGGATCAGCTTTATGATATCTATGTCCAAAACCAGGTATTTTTTCTTCTGTTGCAATTAGCTCATTAACTAAATCATGAGCAATATCTTCTATTCGGTCCTTTGAGCGTTCAATTCCTTCTTGAAGGAGTTTCATCGTTTTTTCTATCGCTCCAGCATGATTTTCACCAAAAGCTAATAATCCCCCCGCTATACATGCTGGAAGCTGTGAACCTGCCGAAGCCATTATTCTGGCAGTTTGAGTGCTAGGAGGGGTGATACCATGATCGCAAAATGAAATTAAAACAGATTCTAACATTTTTGATTCATTTTTTTCAGGTAATTCTCCCTTTAAAAGAATAAAAACCATTTCTGGAAATGATATATTACCAATCAAATCTTCTTGAGGGTATCCTCTTGTGATAATTTTGTTAGGTTCAACCTTAGTAATGGCGGTTCTCCATTTTAAATTACTGATTTTAAACATTTTTTCTAATTTTTCCCTACCAATAGCCATCATATATCACTCCTACAATTTCGAAAAAATACAATGTGTTAATCTGTCAATTTATCCAGATTTAAGCAGATAGAAGCTCTCCGTGGTTCTACACAACAACATGGGCGTACAGAAACAATTCGTACTCCACTAGCCCTTTGAGGACCAATATTAATAAAAGACCCTAGTGCAGTAACAGACCCACCAATACCCATTGTACCTACATTTAGTGTATTTAGAGCATTAGTTACTATTTTTTCAAATTCATTTTGCTTATCTAAATTTCCATAAGCCATAGCTTTAAGCATTAATGATGTAGCTTCAAAATGAGTTCTACCAATGCCCACAGCCGGAATACATGGAGTACACCCTAGCATTGGAACCTCTGATTTCAACCATGTTACAACTTCCTCAAATACTTTTCTATTATTTCGCTGATGGAAAACTCTATAAGTACGAGACCTCATTTCAGGACCTCCACCTAACATGAGCAAATGAATATTAATACCTTCACCATCCATTTTTTCAAGTATAAAAGAGGGAGGAACTAATTTAGCTGGATCATCATATAAACCTTTAATTTGTTCTAACCTTTCAATTTCATTCCCTTTAACTGCCATAGGTCTTGCTGGCAATTCTCTCAAACCTTTAGCTATTCCCATATTTATATCGTCAAAGAAATTAATAGGAAACGGAGTATTTTCTCCAATTTCTATTAATACATGAGGAATACCAGTATCATCACAAAGAGGAGCTTTTTTATTACTTGCGACTTCTGCATTTTCAATTAAAAGTTCTAAAAAAAATGAAGAATTTTCATTTTCTTCATTCTCCAGAGCTCGTTTATAAGCATTGAATTGATCACTTCGAAAGGAAGTGCTTGCTTCAATAACCCCCTCTTTTATTATTTCAATAAGACTCATGACTTCTCTCCAGTATTAATAAAATTCTATTAAATAATCATATTAAATTGTATATATTAAATCCTTTCCAGAATTGTTATAAATAAAAATTCAACTAAATACTCATTTTTTGGGGATGGCCAGATCTCTAGCTCCTTTTTCTGAGATTTTAGCATCAGGATAATATCTATCAATCATGCTCTGAACCAGTGCAACCTGCCCTATACGTTCCTTTGCTTGTTTTTCGGTTGTATCCCATCCATGATGTGCAGCAACCGCACCTCCAGTTTTCAGATATACTGGAGAAGCTATTTTTATTATATCTGGAACCTCATAATGCCGAATAAATCCACCAGAAGATTGGGGGTTTTCAGTATGGATATCTATAGAGATATTTATCGCATCCCTCAAAGCAGAGATCATATTTATTTGAAGATCACGGACCGGGTTAAATGAATCTGCACCAATTCCTTCTAAAAGCTTCGCCGAAGCCGGATTGCCATGTCCAGTGTGTGCTGAGACTTTTAAATGCGCGTCACATGGAATTTCACCTTCTTGGCGCATTTTACCCAAAATCCATAACAATCCCTCATCATATACTACAATACCTCTAACACCAAAGTGGATGGCTCTCTTCACATCTTCAATAGCATAATAAAGGTTATCATAGCCTCTAAGACGGTAGCCAATTCTGGCCCCTTCGGTAGTTCTTGCGGATGCACTGGTATCATATGTAGCTCGTGGCCCTACACTTAAAAAAAGTTCCACACTATGATCATAGGCAATATCCACCATTTCTTCAATTTCCTGATCACTAAGTAGCATTATGCCTTTAGTCTGCGTAACTCTGTGGATGGTAAGATCATGTTCAATTACTGCATCCATTAAAGCCAGCATGGCCTGCGGTTTTTGTATCCCTGGCACCTCAAATCGATATTGGGCCCGGTCGGGAAATCTCTTAGGGGAATGATTCAATGTGTTATCCTCTTTGTTAATGCCTACTGAAGTTAAAAAACGTTTCGTATCCATAAAATCACCTGATATTAAACCAATTAATTATTAAAAATATCAATATGCACCTATAAATTCCTGGTTTATGATTTCCATAACATCTTGCATTTTATACTTTTCAATATCATCTATAATTGTTAAAACATCCATATCCACCTTTGGATTTAATTTAAAAAATTTTTCAAATATATCCGTCCGCTGGAATGGATTTTCAGGTTCCCCCTGAGGTAAATAAAATGTTTTATCATAAATCTGGTTTTTAGTTTTTAAAATTACTCTGGAAGGCCTTTTTTCAGGATAAAGACTTTCTAATCCATTTTCTTCTTTTATGATAATTTTATCCGCCATTTCTGTTATTTCCGGATCCATTTGATGGTTAGTTATATCCACCAGATCCAAATTAACACCCCGTACAACCAAAGCCATACTTACTGGCAGACTCTGACGAATAGCTTCCATAGTAGAAGGTCTATAATTATTGTGTTGGGAAGCTATTTTATAGGTTTTTACTACTATTTCTTCAATATTTTCATATGCGATATTATTTTTATTGATAATAAAAAAAAGAGCATCTAAACTGGAATGTATATGTCGACACACAGGATATTTCTTAAAGTATACATCTTTAATATGATAATTCCCCAGCTCCATCCGATTTTCTAATTGATCTAAATTTAATTGATCAAAACCGACCATTGCATTTAAAAATCCTTCATTACCTTCTAATATACTTTTTGCTCCTGTGAAGCCTTTTTTCGCCATCAGTACAGAAAGAACACCAGATTGTGCGGCTTTACCTGCATGGAGATGTTTAGCCATACTGCCAAAATGATCAGATTCCAGAAGTCCGCATGCCTGAGTGCCTGCAATACCCAGAGCATTTGATATTTCATTTTTATTAAGATTTAATGTTTTAGCAGCTGCTCCTGCAGCTCCAAAGGTTCCACAAGTCCCTGTAGAGTGAAAACCTTTATTTCGATGAATAGGATTTACTAACATGCCTAAAACCAATGCCAATTCATAACCAACAACTAATGCAGTTAAAAAGTCCTTGCCACTTCTATTTTGGGATTCAGAAATCGCCATCGCAGAAGGTATTACACATGCCCCTGGGTGAAGCTGTGCAAAACGATGTCCATCATCTAAATCCATAGAATGGGCAAAAATTCCATTAGCAAGTGCAGAATCCATTGCATAGGCCTTTTTTGTACCAATTACCGTGGACTCATCACCTTCCCCAATTATTTCCTTAATTATGGAACCACTTTTCATTTGGGAACCCTTAAGTGAAATTCCTAGAAAATCAATAAAACAGGTTTTAGCTTTCTCAATAATATCCTCTGGAATTTTAGAATAGGAATTAGAGATAATAAAATCTGCGAAATTTTCAGTTATCATTATCCTAAAATAAGATAGTTATAGGATAAATCTTTTGATTTCATGCCATAATTAACTGGAAAAATCCTCCATTACTTAAACTAGAATAGATTTAGAAGATCTATAACTCATATTTTCTAATTATAATAATTTTATAATAATTATATTTAAAATAAATAAATAAAAGAAATATTAAAAGTAGTTAGTTAATATAAAAGAATTTATAGGCTTATCTGTAAAATCTTACCAATGGTTTACTTAAATGTCGGCGAGCTGATGGAGGTACCTCATAACATCCTTTATCTAAATCTCTTTCAACTTCCACTCGAATTTTTGAACCTTCACGAAGTTTTATGCCACATTTTGTACATTTAAAACCTTTACCTTTACCCGCAGATTTCATTCTTTTCCCACAACTGCATATAGGATTTTTTTCCTGGTAAAGGTCATTTAAATGTTGAATAATAAATTTTTCCATATTTAAAGTGCCCATATTACCAATACCTCCGTAAACGATTAATTCATCCCCTTTGATCAGTTTCCTTGCAGTATCTCTAAAGTTTTTGGTAGGCTCATATGCTGCACATTCTACTTCACCAGAACTATCTTTTAAAGAAAAAATAACATGTCCTCCTTCAATGGTGTGGGGGGCATCATTTACAGTGCCCTGGACAATATAGCAACTATATTTCTTCACATCTCTAATTTTATCTATTTTAACCAGATGCATGTCGGTGTGCTGATTTGTCTCATAAATTCTGTATCTTTCTACCTTTTCCAGAGTTTTAACCAAGTTATGGGCTTCAAGTACTATTTCGGGACTTTCACCACGGATACCATACAAAATAGGGCAAGGCGTATGTGGTTCTATAGCGATATAACCATTGTCCAAGTTATCAAAAGTTTCAGGATATGTTTTACCGTTCATCAACCTTACCGAGTCATAATCAATCATTCTATTTTTACCATAATTTTCAGGAAGGCGATAAGCTAACAGCTCATAGGTTTTATCCGGTAGGGGACATCCAATGGCTGCCAGAGCCCCTATGATTCCTCGGCCATTTTTGAACTTATAAACATCTGCACCGATTTTATCTGCCAATTTCTCTGTTTCAGTAATTGAAACTATGTCCCTGATGGTTTTTAGGGCGTATCTTTCTAATTCCTCTGTGATTGGACCTTGGTAAAATACAACACCAGGATTGGTTCTTTCATCTTCTAACTCCGACAAATCTTCAATATAACTTAGAACAAGTTTTTTAATAGTTTCAACATCATTTTCTGATTTTGAACTTATTTTAAATGATACTGCGCCATTTCCACGAGTTTTATATTTTGCGAAAGGATTCAATCTTATTAATTTAGGATAACCCTCAATGTTATAACCACAACTTTTAAGTTTATCAATTATTACACTAGTTATGTAAGTAGTGCACATCCCTTTCTGGGAATCTGTATCATCTATGCCAATATACAAATTATACATTTTATTTCACCGGTGATCCTTATGCAAAGGAATGAAATTTTAAAAGAAATTAATGAACTTCTCTCCAGTCATGGTTTTGAATCTTCTCATATATATGATAGAAGTTGCTTTGACATGGTGGCTCGTAAGAAGTTTCTTCTATTATTACTCAAGGTGCTAATAAATATTGATGGTTTCACTGGAAAACAAGCAGAAGAAATTAAAAGACTGGCACATTATTTTTTAGCATCCCCTCTCGTAGTGGGTGTTAAATCAAAAAAAGAATATTTAGAAGAAGACGTAGTTTATGAAAGGCATGGGATTCCCGTTATCGCAGTTGAAACTCTTCGAAATATAATTATGGAAGATCTCTACCCGGAGATATTTGCGGACCGAGGGGGATACTTTGTACAAATTGATGGAGATATTTTAAGTGAAATAAGGGAAAAACAAAATCTTTCACTAAAAGATCTGGCAGATATGGCCCACGTTTCACGAGAAACCATATATAAATATGAACATGGCCTGGCTAGAGCCTATCCTGAAACTGTGATGATGCTGGAAAACATTTTAAACCTTAAAATTACTCTTTCCATAGATCTTTTCAAGTTACCTCCAGTCCAGGAGACAGAGAATATTAACACTGCCAATGAACCTAAGGAACTGGTGGATCTTGGTTTTGGAGTAATTCCCACCAACAGAACACCATTTGACGCAATTGCCAAACCCGATTTAAAATCATCTAATGAAAAGAAAAATAATGAAAGTTCTATGATAACTAATCTGGAAAAAAACAGAACCCAAAATATTCTAAAGAAAATGGCAATAAATGTAAAAGATTTATCAGAAATTACGGGTGCTAATTCTGTATTCATTTTTGAAAATAAAAAGAAGCTGGATAATATCAAAGGAGTACCAGTTGTCCATAACTGGGAAATAGAGGATATGAAAAACTCTGGCGAATTTTTAAAACTCCTTAAAGAACGTAAGGAATGTAACTAATAAAAATCATTTTTTTTTTTTACTGATCTTTATTGGTATTACACTCTTTTGAAGATGGGATTCTTTGTATTTATATCTAAAATAAAATGATGGTTAATTAATCAATAAAAAAAATTAGAAAAAAGAGAATTTAATATCTTAAATTCCTTTTTTTATTTCCTGAAGCCTTATTATATGCTACTTGTCTCTTTTTACCCTTGGCATATATTCCATAACCCCTATTCTTTAGGGCAGTGTTTTTAGCAATTTTGGCATAAGAACCCGATGAATAAATTCCATTACTTTTATTATTAGATGCTGTATTGTAGTATATGGATGCTGATTTAGCTATAGATATTATACCTGTCTTGTAATTATTTTTTGCTGAATTTTTATAGATGTATGCTGAGGATCCCCTGGAATAAATTCCATATCCTTTATTAGCATAGGCTGTGTTTTTGTTTATATTTGCGGATACACCTTTAGAATATATTCCATGTAACTTGTTGTAATACGCCTTATTATTATAAATAATGGCTTTTGATCCAGTAGAATATATTCCGTACTTGTTATAGTAGTTTTGATTGGATTCAATGAGCGCATTGTAACCATTTGAAAGGGCACCACAGTTAACATTGTATTTTGCTTTATTACTAATGATTTTAACTGTTGAACCTGTTGAATAGATTCCATTACCTGAATTTTTAGTAACATTAGATCTATAAATGATTGCCTTATACCCTGAAGACCGGATACCATTCTGTTTATTGTAATTAGCAGATGAATCCCAAATTTGTGCAGAACTTCCAGTAGAATAAATACCATTCTGTTTATTGTAATTAGCAGATGAATCCCAAATTTTTGCAGTGCTCCCAATAGAATAAATACCATTCTGTTTATTGTAATTAGCAGATGAATCCCAAATTTTTGCAGTGCTCACAATAGAATAAATACCATTCCAGCTGTTATAATCCGTTTTAACACCATTTATCTGAGCATTGTTACCTGAAGATCGGATTCCATTATTTTTATTAGAATTTGCCCCTATACTGAACAATTTAACCCCAGAACCTGTGGATCTAATTCCGTTTTGTGAATTTGATGAAGTAACTGCATTGTATATTGTGGCATTATTCTTAGTGGAGTATATTCCATTTTGCCCATTGTTATTAGCTGAACTGACATAATTTACATAGGCATTGAGGCCATCCAGATAAATACCATTCAGTTTATTTTGATTGGCACTTAATACTAGGAAGATGTAGAGATCGTTACCTTTAGAGTATATTCCATTTTGACCATTAAGGGTTGAGTTAACATAATACATTTGAGCTTTACTGCCACTAGAATAAATTCCATTATATCCATTACTTGCACATAGAATATTGTACAGAAAAACATTGTTTCCAGTGGAATAAACACCATTCCATGTATTGTTATAGATTGATGATGATGATATACTGTTATCAGCTCCAGTTAAATGAAAACCATTTTTTTGGTTATATCTAGATTTAATTGAAACAAATCGGTTTCCAGACCCACTAGAGTTAATACCCGAATAGTCATTCAATTCTGTAGTTGAATTGGTAACTGTACTATTATTTCCATCGATCAATATCCCATTTTTATAATTATAGTTGGCATAACACTGATTTATTGTGGTATTATGTCCTTTAGAATAAATTCCATGGTCATAATTGAAATAAGCATAATTCAAGGTTATGTTGGAATTATATCCTTCAGAATAAATACCCGATTTTTCATTGTAATGAGTTCTGCTGTTATAGACGGTTGTATTATTTCCTGAGGAGGTGATTCCATGCCCATCACTGTATGTTACATTATTAAGCTCAAGATAAGCATTATTTCCAGTGGAATTTATTCCATTGGAACCGCTGGAAGATATATTGTTATTCTTTATATTTGCAAAGTCTCCAGACGAATTTATCCCTTCCATACCGGCATATGTGATTTTATTATTTATTACATGGACATTATCACCTGTGGAGTTCACCCCACATAAGTTTGTGTCATTAATTGTATTATTGGAAATAGTAGCATTATCCCCAGTAATAAGGATACCGTCTCTTGTAGAGGAAAGAATGGTGTTATTATTTATGGTAGCATTGTTTCCATCCACACTCATAGAGCCATTAATTGACAATCCAGAGACTGTGGTGTTAACAGATGAACTTAAAACCTGTATAATATCATTGCCAGCGTCACCAAATAATTCAACACTCCCCTCTGCTATGATGGAGACTGAACGATCTAAAATAATTTTCACATTTTCATATAAACCTTCCATGAAAGTGAAGGTATCCCCATCCTCAAATGTGTATTCCACTCCATCTAGGGTAAATGTGGTTGAAATACCATCTGAAGTGAATATGTCAGAATAAGTGGTATTATTCACTGCATAATTAGCTGCAGAAACTGTACTAATCATAGACAATACAGCCAATACCAATACCACTGCAAATATTGTTTTTTGTTGTGATTTAATTATATTACCTCCAATTTTTTAAAAAAATTTTCTTAAAATATTAATAATAAAAAATCATTTTATGTGAACATTATTCTAATGATTATATTTAAATTTTATTAATTGAAACGAAGTAATACTTTTAAAAATAGCTTCAAAATGGTTAAAAAAGATAAAAATAGTTTATAATAATTTTTTTTATTTAATGAGCTTTTTTTATCGAATCTATGATTCAAAATTGCCAAAAAACAAAAAATAGAATTAGTGTAATGGGAAGATAGAATAGAATGAATAAAAAGTTTTTTCCACTTTAAAGGGTTATAATCGGATTATTTTTTAAGTATTATTTTATTTAAATGTTATATCTGGTTTAGTAATAATATATCAATTTTTATTAATTTACAAGATTAAAGAACTTAAAACTCTTTAACTAACTTAAAGGTTTCCTCTGCTTCAGAGGGACTAGCTATTCCTAGTGCTATCATATCCACGTAATCTAAGGTTTTTAGAAAATCAAAAGCTTCTTCTGGTTTTAAAATGCCCGCAGCCAATATTTTTTTAGCAATAATTATTTTATCAATTTTGTACATTAATTCCCGAAATTCTAGCCGGGTGTCTTCCATGAAAGTGCTTGTATCCATCAAATAACCTAATTTGTTAACAGGTACCATGTAAATATCAAATAAATCCAAAATTGGAGATTTTAATAGATTTTTAGTAGTTTTAAATGGCATATGTGTTACTAGTCCAGGTATGGAACCAGAATCTGTTATAAGATTTAGTTTCTCTCCTACAAATTCCCAACCCCAACTATCAGTGATTATGGCGTGAAGAAGCATAGTACTTGCTTCCAGATCAGAGAATGTTTCAATATCCTCATCTTCTTTATCAGGGCGGATGGTTCCCACGATATCAAGTTCACAACCATCTTCAATGGCCATTCTAACTGCTTTTATAACATTTTCATAGGGAATTATTTGGATCCCTTTTACTCCCATATCATGTGACTTTTTAATTATTTCTAACATATTTTCGGGTTTTTGGTATAAATCCAACTGGTATAAACGTGCTCTATGTCCAAACTGAGATGCTCCGATAAAAGGAGAAGTTCCAAGAAGAGTTTTTGGTATTTCTTTATTTTTTATATTAATATTTCCATTAAACATGTGAATCAATTTATAATAATTGTTTTATAATTAGAATTAGTTTTTTACATATTAATTATATTACTTTACTTCTAAAATTGCTTGAAAATTAAAAAATGGAGTAAATTTCAGGTTTTATTCACCTAAATAATTCTTCTATATCATCAAATTGTTCGGCAACCCAGTTATAAATGTTTCTTTCTTTCACAATCTCTTTTAAACCAGATAAGCGTTCTTTTCTTTCCTTTGATTTCATGGATACTGCTTGGTATATAGCTTCTGCAGTTTGTGAAACATCAAAAGGATTCACATTTATTGAATAATCTTTCAACTCTTCATATGAACCCGCATGTTCAGATAATATTAAAACACCACCATTATCATTTATAACTGAACCTTCCTTGGATACTATGTTCATCCCATCACATATGGGATTTACCATTAAACAGTCGTAATTTTTAAAGGCTGCTGCCACCAGCGAGTAATCTGCCTTAAAAATTTGTTCAATGGGTTTCCAATCATCTGTAGAA harbors:
- a CDS encoding V-type ATP synthase subunit K, with the protein product MVEIVLGTALAAIGAGIAVGFAGLGSGLGQGIAAAGSVGAVAEDPDMFAQGILFTALPETQAIYGFLIAILLMVFGGILGG
- a CDS encoding V-type ATP synthase subunit I gives rise to the protein MFMPAKMHKLKIITLDKHADSAVNALHEKGIVQIHDISERIQQDAEWNLILNPSKATQYTSKISSLLMKTTGIVDFLGTVSKSDKSILDTIKGFISPEVPPKMEVQELSTEKLIDKAESLLGEVELKTKALEESLSKLDSEKNELTNGINVSQKLEKFDIDLGDLEKTKYTSVIAGKLSSDAYDKFLTESNAVTDKILVLKADQDNDKNDKTLIIITLAEFGEKISSILRKLEFERFEVSGISGKPEKVIKESESRIKDIEIDKEKILHELADVASKWRYDLLVLKEELEIEKERNEIFSSFGETENTVMLEAWVPEKKSQEALKIIDESTDGHSVVEMENPEGEEIPVHLDNPRFAKPYQLFVEMYSPPSYKEIDPTILVAIVFPFFFGFCLTDAGYGAVIALAGFIIFRGLGKVNSGMRKIGLVLIACGVWAVILGLLTNSLLGDFFPRFFGLQLPTVIAPIDSFKHPENILILALIVGVIYTTIGLVIGAYNNITRGEVKEAMGNQIVWLVMLLGVGLLAASFLYNIGSIYIGGAVIAVAFVMLLYFNKLFGLMDVSGFLGTILSYARLLALCLATGGIAMTVNILTGLLGEMIPYVGFIIAPIIFVLGHIANGAFQTLGAFINALRLHYVEFFSQFYIGGSSKFRAFRAKRKLTKIVRSN
- the ahaH gene encoding ATP synthase archaeal subunit H — its product is MITISEAITTIKKAENDADKLIEDSKQKSSEMIEEAKEKSKEIIENAKSEAGDDAEKIIFDAETKAKKESYQISNKATEALELTKNKTINKVDESVTIIVKSVL
- a CDS encoding citryl-CoA lyase; its protein translation is MAIGREKLEKMFKISNLKWRTAITKVEPNKIITRGYPQEDLIGNISFPEMVFILLKGELPEKNESKMLESVLISFCDHGITPPSTQTARIMASAGSQLPACIAGGLLAFGENHAGAIEKTMKLLQEGIERSKDRIEDIAHDLVNELIATEEKIPGFGHRYHKADPRAPRLIELAKENDCLGIHTELALAIDKLLSDLKGIKMNIDGVNAGILSDLGFDWRTGTGIFMIGRLPAIISHVYEEKTREEPFRKFFDIDEIYYDGMEDKRILD
- a CDS encoding fumarate hydratase, producing MSLIEIIKEGVIEASTSFRSDQFNAYKRALENEENENSSFFLELLIENAEVASNKKAPLCDDTGIPHVLIEIGENTPFPINFFDDINMGIAKGLRELPARPMAVKGNEIERLEQIKGLYDDPAKLVPPSFILEKMDGEGINIHLLMLGGGPEMRSRTYRVFHQRNNRKVFEEVVTWLKSEVPMLGCTPCIPAVGIGRTHFEATSLMLKAMAYGNLDKQNEFEKIVTNALNTLNVGTMGIGGSVTALGSFINIGPQRASGVRIVSVRPCCCVEPRRASICLNLDKLTD
- a CDS encoding peptidase, which gives rise to MDTKRFLTSVGINKEDNTLNHSPKRFPDRAQYRFEVPGIQKPQAMLALMDAVIEHDLTIHRVTQTKGIMLLSDQEIEEMVDIAYDHSVELFLSVGPRATYDTSASARTTEGARIGYRLRGYDNLYYAIEDVKRAIHFGVRGIVVYDEGLLWILGKMRQEGEIPCDAHLKVSAHTGHGNPASAKLLEGIGADSFNPVRDLQINMISALRDAINISIDIHTENPQSSGGFIRHYEVPDIIKIASPVYLKTGGAVAAHHGWDTTEKQAKERIGQVALVQSMIDRYYPDAKISEKGARDLAIPKK
- a CDS encoding 2-methylcitrate dehydratase, whose translation is MITENFADFIISNSYSKIPEDIIEKAKTCFIDFLGISLKGSQMKSGSIIKEIIGEGDESTVIGTKKAYAMDSALANGIFAHSMDLDDGHRFAQLHPGACVIPSAMAISESQNRSGKDFLTALVVGYELALVLGMLVNPIHRNKGFHSTGTCGTFGAAGAAAKTLNLNKNEISNALGIAGTQACGLLESDHFGSMAKHLHAGKAAQSGVLSVLMAKKGFTGAKSILEGNEGFLNAMVGFDQLNLDQLENRMELGNYHIKDVYFKKYPVCRHIHSSLDALFFIINKNNIAYENIEEIVVKTYKIASQHNNYRPSTMEAIRQSLPVSMALVVRGVNLDLVDITNHQMDPEITEMADKIIIKEENGLESLYPEKRPSRVILKTKNQIYDKTFYLPQGEPENPFQRTDIFEKFFKLNPKVDMDVLTIIDDIEKYKMQDVMEIINQEFIGAY